Sequence from the Actinomycetota bacterium genome:
CAAGCAGCTGGCCGGCATCATGGACACGAGCACATTCACGGAGGACATCCCGACCCGCTGGGGGGTCTACATCACGGTCGACGATGCCGACGCCAGCACCGCCCAGGCAGTCTCGCTCGGGGGCTCGGTCGTCCATGCGCCCGAGGACACCCCGTACGGGCGCCTCGCCACCGTGGCCGACCCGAGCGGGGCCCAGTTCAAGCTGCTGCAGCCGCCGGCGACGGCGTAGCCCCGCCGGTCTTCCCCGGGGCGCGGCGGCGCCCCTGGGGCCCGGGGCCCCACCGGTCTAACTGGGCAACTTTACCCCCGGATTGCGGGGAGTTTGTTGCACAGTTCACCAATGCTCGACGGAACGTCACGCCCTCTATACGCGCGTGGATGCCGACGCCAGCCTCGCCACCCTTGCGGCCCGCCAGTACGGGCCGATCTCCCGCGAACAGGCGCGGGGGAGCCGGCGGCTCGTGCGGGCGCAGATCTCGATCCCCCCGGACTCGAACCCGTTGAGTCCGCCCGTGTCTTCCATACATCCATACACATGACTATCTATATTTGCACATCATCACACGCAAAGAGCCGCCCGAGACACGGACGGCTCTTTGGTGCGGCGCTGGAGTTACAGGTACGGGTTGCCCATCGACTCCCCGGTCTCCAGCAGCGTCTTCAGGCCGCTGAGCACCCACGGCCAGCCGCCACCGGCGGTGCCGCCGAACTTGCCGGCCACCAGGGCCGCCAGCGTCGGCGCCCGCTCGAGGTCGTGGGTCACCGTCAGAATCGACACCCCGTTGCGGCCCTCGGCAATGTCGTACGTCAACTGGGTGAAGCCCTCCCCGGCCGTCCGGGCGTCCATCAGCATGCGGAAGGTGTGCACCAGGCGGTGGGGCGGGTCGCACTCGATGACCTCCCCGTCGACGACGACGTCGGGCACCTCGAAGCCGCCAGCCTTGCCCGCCTGCTTCATCTCGACACTGGCAAGGTGGCGGTAGCTGCCCCCCGGGCGCTCGTCGAACTGCGCCTCACCGCCGTAGCCGAACCGGGCGGTCCACTCCGGCTTGGTGATGGCGTCCCAGATCGCCTGCGGGGTGGCCTTGATGTAGACCTTATAGACCTGCGTGGTGACCAGCTCTTCTGCGATGGTGCTCATGCGGATCCCTCCTCCTCCAGTGCGCGTTTCAGGTCGGTGAGCGCCGACACCTGGCGCTCCCGGTACTTGTCGATCCACCGGTCGTGGATCAGCCGGATCGGGACCGGGTTCAGGAAGTGGAGCTTCTCCCTGCCCGACCGGCGGGCGACCACGAGGTCGGCGTCCTCCAGGACCTTCAGGTGCTTCATGACGCCGAACCTGGTCATCTCCAGCTCGGACTCGAGCTCGGTGAGCGTACGGCCGTCACGCTCGAAGAGCCGGTCGAGCAGGAAACGGCGGGTCGGGTCTGCCAGCGCCTTGAACACCCGGTCGTCCTCCTCGCTCATGGCGTCATGATATGTGACCGTTCAGTCACATGTCAAGGGCTGTGCAGGGACCGGCGCGGGCACAGGTGCACGTCTACGATGCCGCCCCATGGAAGACGCAGTCCAGGCCTACATCGACGCCATCCCGCCCGAGCAGCGGGAGCTCTTCGACCGCCTGCACACCCTGATCCGGGCCGCCGCCCCGGACGCCGAGGTGGTGCTCTCGTACCAGATCCCCACCTTCAAGGTGGGCAAGCGCAGGCTCTTCCTGGCCGCGTGGAAGCACGGGGTGTCGCTGTACGGTTGGGGCGAGGACCGCGACGGCGGGTTTCTCTCGAGGCACCCAGAGCTCAAGTCGGGGCGTGCCACCCTCCGGCTCCGGCCCACCGACGCCGAGGCGATCGGCGATGAGGAGTTCCTCGCGTTGGCCACAGCAGCCCTAGCGCCATAGCCACCCGGTCACTGCTGTTCCTGGACCACGGTGGCATAGGCAAGTGACCCAGTGCCGGCGATCGTCTGGTCCCACCAACACAACTCATAGCGTCCGGGGGCGGCTTGGAGGGTCACCTGGCCGGTACTGGTCTTGTCGACGACGGCGACCACATGCGAGCGGTCGAACGTTCCCTGGGCCCCCGAGCCGGTGCACATTGCAGGCTTCCGGTTACCCAGCGGAGCGACGGAGAAGGTGACCACCGCGGAACCCGTCATCGTCACCGAGTAGCTGAGGACTGCCGGCCCGCCGGCGAGACGGAACCGGGCGCCACTGCCGCCGCTTGAGCCGGCCGCCCCGCTGCCCGACACCCCACCGGAGTACACCGTCACCCACCGGGGAGACGATGACGGGATGGGCCGATGGGCTGCCGCCGGAGACCGGCTGGAGCACGCGCACAGCGCGACCGGTAGCGCCGTGCACAGGGTAGCGAGGCGAATTCGCATTGTGCTGGCTTCGGTTGGTGGGCTCTGTTGGGGCCATTCTCGATCATGGTTCCCGGATTCGGGCTAGAGTCGGCCCGTGGCGGACGAGCCGGTCGACGCCGAGCGCGAACTGTGGAGCCTCGGCCACTACCCCACCGTCGCCCGGCATCTGATGCCGATTGCCGTGGCGACCGTCGATGCGGCCGGAGTTCGTCGCGGCGACCGGGTGTTGGACGTCGGGACCGGCTCGGGCAACGCGGCTGCCGAGGCGGCCCGGCGGGGCGCCGTGGTGCGGGGCATCGACCTGAGCCCGCAGCAGATCGAGCACGCCCGGGCTCGGTGCGCGGCGGAGGGACTCACCGTGGACCTCTCGGTCGGCGACGCCCAGGCCCTAGAGGTGCCCGACGGCAGCGTCGACGTGGTGGTCAGCGTGATGGCAGTGATCTTCGCCCCCGACCACACCCGGGCCGCCGCCGAGCTGGCCCGGGTCCTGCGCCCGGCTGGGCGCCTCGCCATGACATCGTGGGCCTCGGGCGGGTGGTCCGAAGGTTGGCGGGAGCGAATCGTGGCCCTGCTGCCCCCGCAGCCCGAGGGTGGCCCGGTGCCCGACGAGTGGTCGGAGCCAGGCGAGTTCGCCCGCCGGCTGGAGGCGGTCGGCCTGTCTGAGGTCCGGGTGACCGAGGAGCCGTTCACCTTCCGGTTCGCCTCGGTGGACGAGGGCATGGAGACCTTCCTCACCAAGGCCGGCCCGTTCGTGCGGACCATGGCGACGCTGGAGTCGCTGGGCAGGGGCGCGGAGGCCCGGCGCACGTTCCAGGC
This genomic interval carries:
- a CDS encoding metalloregulator ArsR/SmtB family transcription factor, coding for MSEEDDRVFKALADPTRRFLLDRLFERDGRTLTELESELEMTRFGVMKHLKVLEDADLVVARRSGREKLHFLNPVPIRLIHDRWIDKYRERQVSALTDLKRALEEEGSA
- a CDS encoding SRPBCC domain-containing protein gives rise to the protein MSTIAEELVTTQVYKVYIKATPQAIWDAITKPEWTARFGYGGEAQFDERPGGSYRHLASVEMKQAGKAGGFEVPDVVVDGEVIECDPPHRLVHTFRMLMDARTAGEGFTQLTYDIAEGRNGVSILTVTHDLERAPTLAALVAGKFGGTAGGGWPWVLSGLKTLLETGESMGNPYL
- a CDS encoding DUF1801 domain-containing protein, translating into MEDAVQAYIDAIPPEQRELFDRLHTLIRAAAPDAEVVLSYQIPTFKVGKRRLFLAAWKHGVSLYGWGEDRDGGFLSRHPELKSGRATLRLRPTDAEAIGDEEFLALATAALAP
- a CDS encoding methyltransferase domain-containing protein, which gives rise to MADEPVDAERELWSLGHYPTVARHLMPIAVATVDAAGVRRGDRVLDVGTGSGNAAAEAARRGAVVRGIDLSPQQIEHARARCAAEGLTVDLSVGDAQALEVPDGSVDVVVSVMAVIFAPDHTRAAAELARVLRPAGRLAMTSWASGGWSEGWRERIVALLPPQPEGGPVPDEWSEPGEFARRLEAVGLSEVRVTEEPFTFRFASVDEGMETFLTKAGPFVRTMATLESLGRGAEARRTFQAALEEANAATDGSLILPAPYLLGRATKP